From a single Sorghum bicolor cultivar BTx623 chromosome 5, Sorghum_bicolor_NCBIv3, whole genome shotgun sequence genomic region:
- the LOC8064789 gene encoding pre-mRNA-splicing factor CWC22: MEDTSRQQAAPPPRSSDSTTGHDLLPALNTPVDMGRPRGRSRSKRPAPVRGRSRERASHRRGSRRMRSEPRQRAPHPTSTNLRARCSSTSPKHGNNNNRHQSPNPPKENTGVLEPLQVDAGSVHHRFIPGRVYSRRLRCDSKPPAADAMQPPEDKAALRFKPGLVYSRRKARGPGNARARRGHAPSRSAATSPTHMAAAAANIDEHEGVRDAEHTASAFIDNISRTLPPPLLQPPRRKNGQSQRSKRWPTHPTRQSVRIAARNWHKGDTHTRARQVLMKKLGIMEEEGLTPDDHFLRYIDLFRGPLDGQAVMALTALSGLDTVMPTAAAEN, encoded by the exons ATGGAGGATACGTCACGCCAACAAGCTGCACCGCCTCCACGCTCCAGCGACTCCACCACTGGCCACGATCTTCTACCAGCGCTGAATACCCCGGTGGACATGGGCAGGCCTCGGGGACGCTCGCGAAGCAAGAGACCAGCCCCTGTACGCGGCCGAAGCAGAGAACGCGCCTCGCACCGTCGCGGGTCCAGGAGGATGCGCTCGGAGCCAAGGCAACGGGCGCCGCACCCAACGTCGACCAACCTGCGTGCACGCTGCAGTTCGACCAGCCCCAAGCATGGCAACAACAACAATCGTCACCAGTCACCAAACCCTCCAAAG GAAAACACAGGAGTGCTAGAGCCACTGCAGGTTGATGCTGGAAGCGTGCATCATCGCTTCATCCCGGGGCGGGTTTACTCCAGGCGCCTCCGCTGCGACAGCAAGCCCCCTGCTGCAGATGCAATGCAGCCACCTGAGGACAAGGCTGCGCTTCGCTTCAAGCCCGGCCTTGTGTATTCTAGGCGCAAGGCACGCGGACCAGGCAACGCCAGGGCACGACGAGGCCACGCACCCTCCAGGTCGGCGGCCACATCTCCAACTCACATGGCCGCTGCAGCAGCAAACATCGACGAGCACGAGGGGGTGCGTGACGCGGAGCATACGGCGTCTGCATTCATCGACAACATTTCACGCACGCTGCCCCCACCCCTGCTCCAGCCACCCCGACGCAAGAATGGGCAGTCACAGCGAAGCAAGAGGTGGCCAACCCACCCAACACGGCAGAGCGTCCGCATTGCAGCCAGGAACTGGCACAAAGGCGACACCCACACTCGAGCCCGCCAAgtcctcatgaagaagctcggcaTCATGGAGGAAGAGGGCCTCACCCCTGATGATCACTTCCTGCGTTACATCGACCTCTTCAGGGGCCCACTCGATGGTCAGGCGGTCATGGCCTTAACGGCCTTGTCTGGCCTCGACACTGTTATGCCAACGGCCGCTGCCGAGAACTGA